GTTCGGTGCTCGCGATTTTATTTTCTTGCGATCTGATAGAAAACGATGGGATCGCGGAATTAAGTTCTCGCGTAAAATAAAGAATCTACACTAATCTGTCATGTATGtttaatgaatttcataaaaacgaagattttttttaaaacctatTTATAAACATACTTCTGATTGCTCTGTTTATTAtaccaacaaaaaaaattacCGGTGCAAAACGATACAATATTGCCGATTGTTTTTTAATACAGTATACTATGGATATTAATTCAAGAGTTTTGTATTACGATTTCTAACCCTAAAAAACTTGTGATTATTTGAAATGAACAGGAAAACAAATATACTCACATGTTATCTCCACCGCGCGCCGCCATCTTTACTGCGTCAGAACCCTGCATCATATTAGAGTTGAACTCGATTTAATCCCGGGCTTAAACCCGATGTTTACGTCGAACTCTCGTGACCCGTGACGAAACTAGAGTTCGAGGTGAAAACGCCCAAttgggttcgtgtttgcccaactctaaattttgtattccttataggagttacgagataaATCAccatttgttatcttcacattgtAGCGTTTTATAATGGAAACATTATGCTCCATAACACTTCATTTCATATttatccttagatgaatttgactccacttttttggcacactgttataatagctctaaaacttcattgttatttccgattttaaacatttcggttgagcatcactgaagagacattatttgtcgaaatgcacatctggtgcatcaaaattggtaccgtataagttttccATTACTATTTTCCtcatatgcaaatatatacatgaaaggcgaagacttctataacgaacagtgatcaatctcataactcctataagcaatacaaaatagatagttgggcaaacacagacccctatATCATTAGTTAATCCAGCTTTAATTTCTTTGGTCTGCACTAGATTTCGGTAAAAAAGTATATTTTGACAATAGGATTGCATACGTTCTCTTTCTGTATCGTTTCTTACATATCTGAGAAAGAAATGAAGACTTTTGGAcgaaacaaataataaaacaattgtaTAATTTCCCTACAAAAAGTACCAGGTTGTTTGGTCCATGCTATAttaggaaagataactcttccaTCAGGAATTTCTGAAACAactttttaaagggactgattcacgattttacctaaaatttagtttttcacttttaatgatcaaaatctactgtctaatgtatttgaaagatttcaaatgaaaattaaggttatacatcatcacagaagctcattttagagagttcattatttgttttgtaaacaaagattacgGTATACTAttgtttctgaaattttcaaaagaaatggatatcgatctaagttgattatatctttcacatttcaagcaatcatctaaaaattaaaatttgtgactatgcaaaattaagatgaagtatattacaaaatcagtgtttcacttgtttgtttacataagaagactcgagtctttgtttacataacacagatttaaggctaaaatattgctttcattcttacattcagaaggtcaaaattttggctgtcaacattaaatgagttatatttttaatgtttaacatcaaaaatgaaaaaaaaaacatttttatcaacAACCGTGAACCAATCCctttaaatcattttttatatatggttgtatagattttatttcaatttgatcTCTGCATATGATTTATAATAGcatatatttaatgaaaccaaTTTGGGGTGTTGAGGACATTCAAGTAAAGAACAacatcagaaaaaaatcaaacctGATAGCACAACGTACATGTCGACCCCAAAAacagccaaaaaaaaaaaaaaaaactgactaCAGAAGAGTATAGCAGATGGAGATTATctgtaataaatgtttattagaCGCTTGTAATCAATCTACGaacaaaacacatgtacaatgaaactttaaaaaaaaaaaattcccacaTTTATTTGATTCCTTATAAGATTGTGCACTATTTCTTGTTTTAGAATGTTGATTACAATATTGCCTTGCTTGATAAGCAACATATCATTCTCATTAGACATAAtccatatgattttttttctttatttgtttatctatgattttgttttatcatttttagcAATATCCTCAAAACAAGCATGTCTATCACATTTCTATAAGGGACATCCAATCAGTGAATGAATCTCATCGTCCACACAAGTGGCAATTCATGTCGCACATTCTACATAAATGGGTACATACAAATAATTCACAACAATCAATGGAAGATgacgataacaaacagtgatcaatctcataactcctataagaaatacaaaatagagagttggacaaacattgACCCTTGAATATAcaagagatgggatcaggtgcctatgaggagtaatcatcccctgttgaccggttaaacccgccgtgagccctatatcttgaccaggtaaacgaagtaatccgtagtcaaaatcagtgtgtcaagaacggccaaacaatcgttatgaaacacggtagacagcatttgacccaatcatagGTTATAtggacaaactagatcgttataacgaccatagaagttgcgaaatgctgactttaaacgagactattgaaacccctgtaccatcaacttgtttgtcagtaattTGCCTCggatcagttgagatatataaacactatatgcaggtgataatggaatattgctacataaatatggaaatttaacgatggagaagctgaaatcatcctgttctAAACTAAAGTAGTGCAACTAATTTTTACATGAGTGCATACAAATATTTCACAACACGTTTTCTCTAGTTCTGGAATTCTCATGATCGGGGACTGTTAAAATTATCTCTTTATATCTTTAAAGGACGTAATACTTCATACTTACTGACCGACAACTCATAAGTAACGTCGTCTGATGCGATATCGCTTTGTTTAGAAAGAATGCCCTTATTTTTCGTGTGTATTTTCGTTGTTTGGGGTGTTTCGTTCAGTTTTCTCATCAATGGAAACAGCAACCATACTGTGTATGGACCTAGTGGAACCACTAGTCATTCTGAAATTGACATGATCCATCTGTTAATGAACCAGGAGACATACTTCCGACTGGAACTCGAGAAAACTCTTCATCAAGTTAGCCGCAGTGTTGAGGGCCTGAAGAATGAATCACAATTATTCAAAAGAGAAATCGAAATCCTGAAAAAAGAAAACGGAGCCTTGAAAGAGGAAAATTCCCGTTTGTATCAAAACATGTCTGACATTAAAGCCCAGGTTAGTGCTGTGCACTTTGTGGGGACTACCGATCTTCAAACAGAGGTGTCCAACTTGACATTTAGTTTGGCCGAGACCAAACGTAACTTGACATCTGTGAATACCATGTGTTACTCCCTGACTGATAGGCTTAATGATTTTATGTTGTATACTACACATGACATGAATCAACTGTCTGCCATGATAACCCAAATACAGCGGAATATATCATTAATAAACATGATTATGAAAGGTTGGTCCAGTTTTCAATTTACATCTTTCATCAATTAGAATGATAAATCTTTATTCTCCACGTCTTATTTGTTAAGTCCAATTTCATTATACCCTAGTATTTTTTCCCTGAGTATTCTGTAATAAATGAAAACCCAATTAGCGAATATTCTatgtatttaaatcattttGTGGCATAATTGAAGATGATTACTAGTATGTCAAATACTTGCAGACATTGATGTTAAGGCCTAACGTTTACATTTCAGAAGAAGACTGTTACACTGTACTGAAGGAATTCCCCGATACTAAAGGCCGGGACGGGGTGTATACAATCCAGCTTAAATATGGTCTACACAAACAGGTCTACTGTGACATGACTACAGAGGGGGGTGGTTGGACGGTAAGCGAAGAAGGAATAGAGGGATATAAATATTTAACacggaatacatgtataataatctAGATATATATTAAGATCTTCTTATCGTTAACAAAGGTGATACAGAGGAGAGTTGATGGAACGGTGGATTTTTATCGCCCATGGTATGATTATAAAGCGGGTTTCGGTACTCCTACAGGCAATGTGTGGCTAGGTATGGGAAACTTTCATTCCATTGCTTTATCATCAAGTACGATCGTCTTCCATGAACTAGGATAGCTCACATAGGTGGTATGGcttcacaatcaataacttgaAGAAATATAGACCAATCGTTTgttctaaaattatatattgtgTCTCAAGCAAAAGAAACATTGTCTAAAATATGACCCACCTCTTCTTTTAACGCAGGAAATACAAATGAATATTGACGTAAACAGTGTATTATTTACTGTATGTAGCACTTCACTTACttatgtttatatgtaaatgtgAAAAAGTCCCGAATAGAAACAAAGCGAAACTTGCACAAAACCGAAGACATGAAGGTTTAACATCAATGTTTGAAATGCTTCTTCCATAATTGTCAACTGTTACAGGAAATGACGTGATATATGAACTCACCAATCGAACGAATCAGGAACTACGGATAAACGTAGAGGCGTTTTCCGGGGAAACTGGGTTTGCAAAGTATTCAAATTTCTCCATTGGAAATGAAACGGACAAATACAAATTGAATGTAACGGGATTTTCAGGGACTGCAGGTATTCAGCTTGATATTTCGTAAACAATTTGTTTGACGAATAGGTCATAATCAACTTGTATTGACCGTCATAAACATGAAGATGGATTTTGTCAACACGCATACAAAGAGATTCGTCCAATTGATATAAACCAACCATATGCATTTCAACGGTCATTTAATCAACGCATGTTGACGCTTGTGTAAATGTATACTTTTCTTCAGATGTCCATACGCCGTGGAAAGCATATTTCAGGCAATATTGATTTTCCAACGTTAAGACTGGACAATGATATATATTCTTAAATAAACATTGATGAAACTGCAAActttgaaaatagatttaatttcatttcttataaatgaatggtgaatatagcgaacagtgatcaatctcataactcctatatggaatacataatagggagtttggcaaacacggatccttgaatataccagaggtgggatcagatgcctatgagaagtaagcatcccctgttgaccggttaaaCCCGCCGcaaaccctatatcttgaccaggtaaaggaagtaatccgtagtcaaaatcagtgtgccaagaacggtctaacaatcggtatgaaacacggtagacaccatttgacccaatgataggttgtattgaaaaaactagatcattataacaacgatacaatttgcgaaatgctgactt
Above is a genomic segment from Ostrea edulis chromosome 3, xbOstEdul1.1, whole genome shotgun sequence containing:
- the LOC125675423 gene encoding fibrinogen C domain-containing protein 1-like, whose product is MPLFFVCIFVVWGVSFSFLINGNSNHTVYGPSGTTSHSEIDMIHLLMNQETYFRLELEKTLHQVSRSVEGLKNESQLFKREIEILKKENGALKEENSRLYQNMSDIKAQVSAVHFVGTTDLQTEVSNLTFSLAETKRNLTSVNTMCYSLTDRLNDFMLYTTHDMNQLSAMITQIQRNISLINMIMKEEDCYTVLKEFPDTKGRDGVYTIQLKYGLHKQVYCDMTTEGGGWTVIQRRVDGTVDFYRPWYDYKAGFGTPTGNVWLGNDVIYELTNRTNQELRINVEAFSGETGFAKYSNFSIGNETDKYKLNVTGFSGTAGDSLINAHNGMYFSTKDRESDIHTSLNCAKVFKGGWWYRDCHDSNLNGPYLSSPEINGVAIVWNSFHKKYEALKATKMMIRRNSY